Proteins found in one Acanthopagrus latus isolate v.2019 chromosome 3, fAcaLat1.1, whole genome shotgun sequence genomic segment:
- the LOC119016745 gene encoding XK-related protein 8-like has product MMSGTFHLFKLSWVDFLFTVAGLGLLVLDIVLDVYAVVSFYNEKAYVPLGFLLLFLVGSSVLVQAFSWLWYSYEDFKRETKVEKCLSLSQLRLFHVLQLGIYIRHAGVFEFSVRSFCSKLHTEEGVAVFLSHDLSMLRLVETFSESCPQLVLMLTIILQRNQLDFVTVLKAIGSALAIACSVTMYHRSLRSFLVDKENQQVTSSVVYFLWNLLLIAPRLTALALFASVLPCFILTHFICSWMMLFFFAWRSKTSFMDSAFGEWLYRATVGLIWYFDWFNVVDGKTRYQTLLYHGYILADISLLCGLYCWMKMSPEPPYLDTPLLNAIITAASVVGVYILGLFLKVIYYKCCHPNLVQLKGDTPTDEVDFPLRSSSEGHSPVAMTRTFAIAEPDIMHCNKRMKKLAENFYS; this is encoded by the exons ATGATGTCAggcacatttcatttgtttaagttgtCCTGGGTGGACTTCCTCTTCACTGTCGCGGGTCTGGGGTTGTTAGTTCTTGACATTGTGCTGGACGTGTACGCTGTCGTGAGTTTCTACAATGAAAAAGCCTACGTGCCCCTCggatttctgctgctgtttctcgTGGGCTCGTCTGTTCTTGTCCAGGCCTTCAGCTGGCTGTGGTACAGCTACGAGGACTTTAAACGGGAGACGAAAGTTGAGAAATGCCTGAGCCTGTCGCAACTAAGGCTGTTCCATGTGCTGCAACTTGGAATCTACATCAG GCATGCAGGTGTTTTCGAGTTTTCCGTACGCAGTTTCTGCTCGAAGCTCCACACTGAAGAGGGCGTCGCGGTGTTCCTGAGCCACGACCTCAGCATGCTGCGGCTTGTAGAGACGTTTTCAGAGAGCTGCCCTCAGCTCGTCCTCATGCTCACCATCATTCTGCAGCGCAACCAGCTCGACTTTGTGACAG tgttgAAGGCCATCGGGTCGGCCTTAGCCATCGCCTGCAGCGTCACCATGTACCACCGCTCCCTGCGCTCCTTCCTGGTCGACAAGGAGAATCAGCAGGTGACCTCGTCGGTGGTCTACTTCCTCTGGAACCTGCTTCTCATCGCGCCTCGCCTCACCGCCCTCGCCCTGTTCGCCTCCGTGCTGCCCTGCTTCATTCTCACCCACTTCATTTGCTCTTGGATGATGTTATTCTTCTTCGCCTGGCGATCCAAGACCAGTTTCATGGACAGCGCCTTTGGAGAGTGGCTTTACCGAGCCACCGTAGGCCTCATTTGGTATTTCGACTGGTTTAATGTGGTCGATGGGAAGACGAGGTACCAAACTCTGCTCTATCATGGGTACATACTGGCTGATATTTCCCTCCTCTGCGGTTTGTATTGCTGGATGAAGATGAGCCCAGAACCACCTTATTTGGACACACCACTCTTGAATGCCATAATCACCGCAGCCAGTGTTGTTGGAGTTTACATTCTAGGTCTCTTTCTTAAAGTGATTTATTATAAGTGCTGTCATCCAAACCTGGTGCAGCTGAAAGGGGACACCCCTACGGATGAGGTAGACTTTCCTTTGCGCTCGTCATCAGAAGGACATTCTCCTGTAGCCATGACCAGGACATTTGCGATTGCTGAACCCGACATCATGCACTGCAATAAGAGGATGAAGAAGTTGGCCGAGAACTTTTACTCCTGA
- the xkr8.3 gene encoding XK-related protein 8.3: MEEATFSKYSWIDFAFSVIGVCTFLVDWGSDVWVATEFYCRGDFLWFGVLVGLMVLSSVVVQMFSWFWLKYDRELPGFSEQTGGGTVLFGDRVELSGLLHVLQLGFLCRHISAIRQGFRVWWRKQEGSEYAVYLTHDLSMLRLIETFCESAPQLTLMIYVMLRTNKARTVQFVSIAASTTSIAWMVVDYHRSLRSFLPDKAKQGWCSSLIYFLWNLLLIAPRVAVLALFASVLPGYIGAHFLMLWFVFVLWAWRQRTHFMDSVSGEWLYRATVGLIWYFSWFNVAEGSTRGRSIIYHSFITTDGGILLATWWCYRDHVQSESYALALLITLPFTYLLGLLFKTVYYCCFHPKLWRPPARDPGLPTDLPDAEVSFRDFSIQDGTSLSQLLNKRMACHATHFYSKQRLESNTVSTNRVELSRL, from the exons ATGGAGGAGGCGACTTTTTCGAAGTATTCCTGGATCGATTTCGCCTTCTCTGTCATCGGAGTGTGCACCTTCTTGGTAGACTGGGGCTCGGACGTGTGGGTGGCCACCGAGTTTTACTGCCGGGGGGACTTCCTCTGGTTCGGGGTGCTGGTCGGCCTCATGGTGCTGTCGTCGGTCGTGGTCCAGATGTTCAGCTGGTTCTGGCTGAAGTATGACCGAGAGCTGCCGGGGTTCAGCGAGCAGACCGGAGGGGGAACAGTGCTGTTCGGGGACCGAGTGGAGCTCTCCGGCCTGTTGCATGTGCTGCAGCTGGGGTTCCTCTGCAG GCACATCTCTGCCATACGTCAAGGCTTTAGGGTTTGGTGGCGAAAACAGGAAGGGTCAGAGTACGCTGTTTACCTGACACACGACCTCAGCATGCTCCGGCTTATCGAGACTTTCTGCGAGAGTGCTCCCCAGCTCACCCTCATGATCTACGTCATGCTGCGCACCAACAAGGCCAGGACTGTTCAGT TTGTGAGCATCGCTGCATCAACCACCTCCATAGCCTGGATGGTGGTGGATTACCACCGCTCCCTGCGCTCCTTCCTCCCTGACAAGGCCAAGCAGGGTTGGTGTTCCTCTTTAATCTACTTCCTGTGGAACCTGCTGCTAATCGCCCCACGTGTTGCAGTCCTGGCCCTCTTCGCCTCTGTCCTGCCCGGGTACATCGGCGCCCACTTCCTGATGCTGTGGTTCGTCTTTGTGTTGTGGGCCTGGCGACAGAGGACACACTTCATGGACAGCGTCAGTGGGGAGTGGCTCTACCGGGCCACCGTAGGGCTCATTTGGTACTTCAGCTGGTTCAATGTAGCAGAGGGTAGCACCAGAGGCAGGAGCATCATCTACCACTCCTTCATCACCACTGATGGAGGAATCCTGCTGGCAACTTGGTGGTGTTACAGAGACCATGTCCAGTCTGAGTCCTACGCCCTTGCTCTCCTCATCACACTACCCTTCACCTACCTCCTGGGACTGCTCTTCAAAACCGTCTACTACTGCTGCTTCCACCCCAAGCTGTGGAGGCCCCCTGCAAGGGACCCAGGACTTCCCACTGATCTGCCTGATGCAGAAGTGTCCTTTAGAGACTTTTCCATCCAGGACGGCACGTCGTTGTCCCAGCTTCTCAACAAACGGATGGCCTGCCATGCCACTCATTTTTACTCCAAGCAAAGACTTGAGAGCAACACTGTTAGCACAAACAGAGTGGAGCTGTCAAGATTGTGA